One Citrobacter amalonaticus genomic window carries:
- a CDS encoding DUF1116 domain-containing protein, with translation MYSSIAQANDAIIERIKAARPHWVAVRPAKEAVVELSSGRKLLHAGPPIAWEEMTGPMRGACIGASLFEGWATTEEEAVSLLSQGEVEFIPCHHVGAVGPMGGITSANMPVLVVRDVVHGNQSCCNLNEGIGKVMRFGAYGEDVQMRLRWMRDTLAPVLQEALSCMDNGVDLTAMMAQAITMGDEFHQRNIAASSLLLRTLSPVIAGLDRPKAEIIEVLQFLSVTDQFFLNLAMAYSKAVMDAAAVIKAGSVVTAMTRNGREFGIRVSGTGDRWFTAPVNTPQGLFFTGYSQADANPDIGDSAITETLGIGGAAMIAAPGVTRFVGAGGMGAALETSEEMAEIYLANNPLFQIPSWDFKGACLGLDIRRVVETGITPLINTGIAHREAGIGQVGAGTVRAPLLCFEKALEALAEEHHITA, from the coding sequence CAAAGCCGCACGCCCGCACTGGGTTGCTGTCCGTCCTGCGAAAGAGGCGGTGGTTGAATTGTCCTCCGGGCGTAAATTGCTGCACGCCGGCCCGCCGATTGCCTGGGAAGAGATGACGGGGCCCATGCGCGGTGCCTGTATCGGCGCATCGCTGTTTGAGGGGTGGGCAACCACTGAAGAGGAGGCCGTCAGTCTCCTGAGCCAGGGCGAAGTGGAATTTATCCCGTGCCATCATGTCGGCGCCGTCGGCCCGATGGGCGGCATCACCTCGGCGAATATGCCAGTGTTGGTCGTACGAGACGTGGTGCACGGCAATCAGTCCTGTTGCAACCTGAACGAAGGGATCGGCAAGGTCATGCGTTTCGGCGCCTACGGTGAGGATGTGCAGATGCGTCTACGCTGGATGCGCGATACGCTGGCACCGGTGTTACAGGAGGCCTTATCGTGCATGGATAACGGCGTGGATCTGACGGCGATGATGGCCCAGGCGATTACGATGGGGGACGAATTCCATCAGCGTAATATCGCGGCCTCGTCGCTACTGCTGCGCACGCTGTCTCCTGTGATCGCCGGTCTTGACCGCCCGAAAGCTGAAATCATTGAGGTGCTGCAATTCCTGAGCGTGACCGATCAGTTCTTCCTTAACCTGGCGATGGCCTACAGCAAAGCGGTGATGGATGCGGCGGCAGTGATTAAAGCCGGTTCGGTGGTGACGGCAATGACGCGCAACGGGCGTGAGTTCGGGATTCGCGTCAGCGGTACCGGTGACCGTTGGTTTACCGCGCCAGTGAATACACCGCAGGGTTTGTTCTTTACCGGCTACAGTCAGGCTGACGCTAACCCGGATATCGGTGATAGTGCCATTACCGAGACGCTGGGCATCGGTGGCGCAGCCATGATTGCTGCGCCTGGCGTGACGCGTTTCGTCGGCGCGGGCGGTATGGGGGCCGCGCTGGAAACGTCCGAGGAGATGGCGGAAATCTACCTCGCCAACAACCCTTTGTTCCAGATCCCGTCCTGGGATTTCAAAGGGGCGTGTCTGGGGCTGGATATCCGTCGCGTCGTGGAAACGGGGATTACGCCGCTGATCAACACCGGTATCGCCCACCGCGAAGCCGGAATCGGTCAGGTTGGCGCAGGGACCGTACGCGCACCGTTGTTGTGCTTTGAAAAAGCGCTGGAAGCGCTGGCGGAAGAACATCACATCACGGCGTAA